One Gordonia zhaorongruii DNA segment encodes these proteins:
- a CDS encoding branched-chain amino acid aminotransferase, with amino-acid sequence MTLEFTRTEHPHPVSEGQRAEILDAPGFGNYFTDYMVAVDYDRERGWHRARVTPYGPIALDPAAMVLHYAQEIFEGLKAYRQPDGTIAAFRPEANAERFQTSARRLAMPELPTEVFIESLRALLDVDHPWVPEAGGEESLYLRPFMIASEASLGVRPSDLYRYYVIASPAGAYFKGGLKPVSVYLCTEYVRASPGGTGDAKFGGNYAASLLAQAQAAEKGCDQVVWLDAIEHRYIEEMGGMNLFFVYGAGSEARLVTPELSGSLLPGVTRKSLLTLAGDAGYDVEERKISTDELAADVRSGAITEVFACGTAAVITPVGRVQSDTDDYTVGDGGTGEVTKALRDTLTGLQRGMFADTHGWLTTLHPGRS; translated from the coding sequence ATGACCCTGGAGTTCACTCGCACCGAGCATCCGCATCCGGTGTCGGAGGGCCAGCGCGCCGAGATCCTCGACGCTCCGGGCTTCGGCAACTACTTCACCGACTACATGGTGGCGGTCGACTACGACCGTGAGCGCGGATGGCATCGAGCACGCGTGACTCCCTACGGCCCCATCGCGCTAGACCCGGCGGCGATGGTTCTGCACTACGCGCAGGAGATCTTCGAGGGCCTCAAGGCCTACCGGCAGCCCGACGGCACCATCGCCGCGTTCCGTCCCGAAGCGAACGCAGAGCGGTTCCAGACCTCCGCCCGACGCCTGGCGATGCCCGAGTTGCCGACCGAGGTCTTCATCGAGTCGCTTCGCGCACTGCTCGACGTCGATCACCCGTGGGTCCCGGAGGCCGGCGGCGAGGAGTCGCTGTATCTGCGGCCGTTCATGATCGCCTCCGAAGCGAGTCTCGGCGTTCGCCCGTCCGACCTGTACCGCTACTACGTGATCGCATCGCCCGCGGGCGCCTACTTCAAGGGCGGACTCAAGCCGGTGAGCGTCTACCTGTGCACCGAGTACGTGCGCGCGTCACCCGGCGGCACCGGTGATGCGAAGTTCGGTGGGAACTACGCGGCATCGCTGCTCGCCCAGGCGCAGGCCGCCGAGAAGGGCTGCGATCAGGTCGTCTGGCTCGACGCGATCGAGCACCGCTACATCGAGGAGATGGGCGGCATGAACCTGTTCTTCGTGTACGGCGCAGGCTCCGAGGCGCGGCTGGTCACGCCCGAGCTCAGTGGCTCGCTGCTGCCCGGCGTCACCCGCAAATCGTTGCTGACCCTGGCGGGCGATGCCGGTTACGACGTCGAAGAGCGCAAGATCAGCACCGATGAACTCGCTGCCGACGTGCGGTCCGGTGCCATCACCGAGGTCTTCGCGTGCGGTACCGCCGCCGTCATCACCCCGGTCGGGCGCGTCCAGAGCGATACCGACGATTACACGGTCGGAGACGGTGGGACCGGCGAGGTCACCAAGGCTCTTCGCGACACGCTGACCGGACTGCAGCGCGGAATGTTCGCCGACACGCACGGCTGGCTGACCACACTGCATCCGGGCCGAAGCTAG